From Pelmatolapia mariae isolate MD_Pm_ZW linkage group LG1, Pm_UMD_F_2, whole genome shotgun sequence, one genomic window encodes:
- the LOC134638827 gene encoding transmembrane protein 255B isoform X2 has translation MQQPETPQIGQQTAPEPLDPAAQYLRRRRTALWVTVSLLTLGLLVLTVGLISATRTDNVPVVGLYPGIILSFGAFLGIVGIHLVENRRPMLVSSIIFISVGVIVACFCAIVDGIIASDFIDVTPVQEGMCDFHPSGSGYAYDSYYTEVTCRSFEKSCKLKVRSNTCYCCYLYNCESLYSSHYYEFTGVSSCWDVVQLYRLMWTSVVLNVIGLFLGIITAAILGAYKDIVKPAPQIAPSPTPAPHILYNPTQHMLTYPNFCPSGQALPAYPNYPVSMQHNTNHQAPATPQMLPPGGGPVSSPSSCPSEENQSQLPSQVPPQPQPQGATQDPGGYMLTPNAPVLYASSYSAFEKPPPYAC, from the exons ATGCAGCAGCCCGAAACCCCGCAGATAGGTCAGCAAACTGCGCCTGAACCTCTGGATCCAGCAG CTCAGTACCTGCGTCGGAGGAGAACTGCTCTGTGGGTGACCGTCTCTCTGCTCACTCTGGGCCTGCTGGTTCTGACCGTAGGTCTGATCTCGGCCACTCGCACCGACAACGTGCCGGTCGTTGGACTATACCCGGGCATCATA TTGAGTTTCGGAGCATTTCTGGGTATTGTTGGCATCCACCTGGTGGAAAACCGCAGACCTATG CTGGTGTCCTCGATAATCTTCATCAGTGTCGGAGTCATCGTTGCCTGCTTCTGTGCCATCGTGGATGGGATAATTGCTTCAGACTTTATT GACGTTACACCTGTGCAGGAGGGCATGTGTGACTTTCACCCCAGTGGATCTGGCTACGCCTACGACAGCTACTACACTGAG GTGACATGCCGCTCGTTTGAGAAGTCATGCAAGCTGAAAGTGAGGAGCAACACCTGCTACTGTTGCTACCTGTATAACTGCGAGAG CCTGTACTCCTCACACTACTACGAGTTCACCGGGGTCAGCAGCTGCTGGGATGTGGTCCAGCTGTACCGCCTGATGTGGACCTCGGTGGTGCTCAACGTGATCGGCTTGTTCCTGGGCATCATCACCGCCGCCATCCTCGGAGCGTACAAGGATATCGTG AAGCCTGCTCCTCAGATCGCTCCCAGCCCAACGCCAGCACCTCACATCCTGTACAATCCGACCCAGCACATGCTCACCTACCCCAACTTCTGTCCGTCTGGGCAGGCTCTGCCCGCCTACCCCAACTACCCAGTATCCATGCAG CATAACACCAACCACCAGGCACCTGCTACTCCCCAGATGCTCCCTCCTGGGGGAGGCCCtgtctcctccccctcctcctgccCATCTGAGGAGAACCAGAGCCAGCTGCCCTCTCAGGTTCCCCCCCAGCCACAGCCTCAGGGAGCCACCCAGGACCCAGGAGGCTACATGCTGACCCCCAACGCTCCGGTCCTCTATGCATCCTCCTACAGCGCCTTTGAGAAACCTCCACCTTACGCCTGCTGA
- the LOC134638827 gene encoding transmembrane protein 255B isoform X1, translating into MQQPETPQIGQQTAPEPLDPAAQYLRRRRTALWVTVSLLTLGLLVLTVGLISATRTDNVPVVGLYPGIILSFGAFLGIVGIHLVENRRPMLVSSIIFISVGVIVACFCAIVDGIIASDFIDVTPVQEGMCDFHPSGSGYAYDSYYTEVTCRSFEKSCKLKVRSNTCYCCYLYNCESLYSSHYYEFTGVSSCWDVVQLYRLMWTSVVLNVIGLFLGIITAAILGAYKDIVQKPAPQIAPSPTPAPHILYNPTQHMLTYPNFCPSGQALPAYPNYPVSMQHNTNHQAPATPQMLPPGGGPVSSPSSCPSEENQSQLPSQVPPQPQPQGATQDPGGYMLTPNAPVLYASSYSAFEKPPPYAC; encoded by the exons ATGCAGCAGCCCGAAACCCCGCAGATAGGTCAGCAAACTGCGCCTGAACCTCTGGATCCAGCAG CTCAGTACCTGCGTCGGAGGAGAACTGCTCTGTGGGTGACCGTCTCTCTGCTCACTCTGGGCCTGCTGGTTCTGACCGTAGGTCTGATCTCGGCCACTCGCACCGACAACGTGCCGGTCGTTGGACTATACCCGGGCATCATA TTGAGTTTCGGAGCATTTCTGGGTATTGTTGGCATCCACCTGGTGGAAAACCGCAGACCTATG CTGGTGTCCTCGATAATCTTCATCAGTGTCGGAGTCATCGTTGCCTGCTTCTGTGCCATCGTGGATGGGATAATTGCTTCAGACTTTATT GACGTTACACCTGTGCAGGAGGGCATGTGTGACTTTCACCCCAGTGGATCTGGCTACGCCTACGACAGCTACTACACTGAG GTGACATGCCGCTCGTTTGAGAAGTCATGCAAGCTGAAAGTGAGGAGCAACACCTGCTACTGTTGCTACCTGTATAACTGCGAGAG CCTGTACTCCTCACACTACTACGAGTTCACCGGGGTCAGCAGCTGCTGGGATGTGGTCCAGCTGTACCGCCTGATGTGGACCTCGGTGGTGCTCAACGTGATCGGCTTGTTCCTGGGCATCATCACCGCCGCCATCCTCGGAGCGTACAAGGATATCGTG CAGAAGCCTGCTCCTCAGATCGCTCCCAGCCCAACGCCAGCACCTCACATCCTGTACAATCCGACCCAGCACATGCTCACCTACCCCAACTTCTGTCCGTCTGGGCAGGCTCTGCCCGCCTACCCCAACTACCCAGTATCCATGCAG CATAACACCAACCACCAGGCACCTGCTACTCCCCAGATGCTCCCTCCTGGGGGAGGCCCtgtctcctccccctcctcctgccCATCTGAGGAGAACCAGAGCCAGCTGCCCTCTCAGGTTCCCCCCCAGCCACAGCCTCAGGGAGCCACCCAGGACCCAGGAGGCTACATGCTGACCCCCAACGCTCCGGTCCTCTATGCATCCTCCTACAGCGCCTTTGAGAAACCTCCACCTTACGCCTGCTGA